One Massilia sp. 9096 genomic window carries:
- a CDS encoding glycoside hydrolase family 2 protein has product MSQFEYPRPQLVRDNWVNLNGKWRFRFADGSDNRTPDSDAAWTHEINVPFAPETELSGIQDTGFHRYCWYERDFELQASDERTILHFGAVDYSARVWVNGKLVAEHEGGHTPFSADITHALNSNGKQTVTVFVEDDPADLAKPRGKQDWLLEPHSIWYPRTTGIWQTVWIEQVPRSFIHRLRWTPIFETFEIGCEVFAGGDILEDMFVEVKIWHGEQLLADDHYKLVAGEANRKIALSDPGIDDSRNALLWSPETPTLLDAEVILRCGDQVVDHIKSYTALRSFHINRDRLLLNGRPYPLRLVLDQGYWPESFMTAPSDEHLKRDVELAKKMGFNGVRKHQKIEDPRYLYWADKLGLLVWEEMPSAYRFTPRAIQRIVKEWTEAIERDYSHPCIIVWVPFNESWGVPNLTLTQAHRNAVEALYHLTRTLDATRPVIGNDGWEASATDILGIHDYDCNPEKLKARYEVSDPVRTLFDQRRPGGRILTLDGFPHRGQPIVLTEFGGIAFDPNATPEDGTWGYTRAHTAESYLELYRNLLKVVNETFMFSGFCYTQFADTFQEANGLLNADRTPKLPFEVISAATRNVQLQQTSDIDPEEKGAGPA; this is encoded by the coding sequence ATGAGCCAGTTTGAGTATCCCCGCCCCCAGCTGGTACGCGACAATTGGGTCAACCTGAACGGCAAGTGGCGCTTCCGCTTCGCCGACGGATCCGATAACCGTACCCCGGACAGCGATGCTGCCTGGACCCACGAGATCAACGTGCCGTTCGCACCCGAGACCGAGCTGTCCGGCATCCAGGACACCGGCTTTCACCGCTACTGCTGGTACGAGCGCGACTTCGAGCTGCAAGCCTCCGACGAGCGCACCATCCTGCACTTCGGTGCGGTCGACTACTCGGCGCGCGTCTGGGTCAACGGCAAGCTGGTGGCGGAGCACGAGGGCGGCCACACGCCGTTCTCGGCCGACATCACGCACGCCCTGAACAGCAACGGCAAGCAGACCGTGACCGTGTTCGTCGAAGACGATCCGGCCGACCTGGCCAAGCCGCGCGGCAAGCAGGACTGGCTGCTCGAGCCGCACTCGATCTGGTATCCGCGCACCACCGGCATCTGGCAGACCGTGTGGATCGAGCAGGTGCCGCGCAGCTTCATCCACCGCCTGCGCTGGACCCCGATCTTCGAGACCTTCGAGATCGGCTGCGAAGTGTTCGCCGGCGGCGACATCCTGGAAGACATGTTCGTCGAGGTCAAGATCTGGCACGGCGAACAGCTGCTCGCCGACGATCATTACAAGCTGGTGGCGGGCGAAGCGAACCGCAAGATCGCGCTGTCCGACCCGGGCATCGACGACTCGCGCAACGCGCTGCTGTGGAGCCCGGAGACGCCGACCCTGCTCGACGCCGAGGTCATCCTGCGCTGCGGCGACCAGGTGGTCGACCACATCAAGTCGTACACCGCGCTGCGCTCGTTCCACATCAACCGCGACCGCCTGCTGCTCAACGGCCGCCCGTATCCGCTGCGCCTGGTGCTCGACCAGGGCTACTGGCCGGAGTCGTTCATGACCGCGCCGTCCGACGAGCACCTGAAGCGCGACGTCGAGCTGGCCAAGAAGATGGGCTTCAACGGCGTGCGCAAGCACCAGAAGATCGAAGACCCGCGCTACCTGTACTGGGCCGACAAGCTCGGCCTGCTGGTGTGGGAAGAGATGCCGTCGGCCTACCGCTTCACGCCGCGCGCGATCCAGCGCATCGTGAAGGAATGGACCGAGGCGATCGAACGCGATTACTCGCACCCCTGCATCATCGTGTGGGTGCCGTTCAACGAATCCTGGGGCGTGCCGAACCTGACGCTGACCCAGGCGCATCGCAACGCGGTCGAGGCCCTGTACCACCTGACGCGCACGCTCGATGCGACCCGCCCGGTGATCGGCAACGACGGCTGGGAAGCCTCGGCCACCGACATCCTGGGCATCCACGACTACGACTGCAACCCGGAAAAGCTGAAGGCGCGCTACGAGGTCAGCGACCCCGTGCGCACGCTGTTCGACCAGCGCCGCCCTGGCGGACGCATCCTGACGCTGGACGGGTTCCCGCACCGCGGCCAGCCCATCGTGCTGACCGAATTCGGCGGCATCGCGTTCGACCCGAACGCGACCCCCGAGGACGGCACCTGGGGCTACACCCGTGCCCACACGGCCGAGAGCTATCTCGAGCTGTACCGCAACCTGCTGAAAGTGGTCAACGAGACCTTCATGTTCAGCGGTTTCTGCTACACCCAGTTCGCCGACACCTTCCAGGAAGCCAACGGCCTGCTCAACGCGGACCGCACACCGAAGCTGCCATTCGAGGTGATCAGCGCTGCTACCCGAAATGTCCAGTTGCAACAGACCAGTGACATCGACCCGGAGGAGAAGGGGGCAGGCCCAGCCTGA
- a CDS encoding glycosyltransferase translates to MTTIVVFSHLRWDFVFQRPQHLLSRLAQHYPILFVEEPVHDDGAPFMERSSPAPNVTVCRAHTNIHAGGFHDDQLRLLQPMVAQLAPPGEEVVAWFYTPMALPLLQAVQPKLVVYDCMDELASFKNPPKQLLQRESALLSIADLVFAGGPSLYEGKKNRHPNVHCFPSSVDVVHFQQALDRSRVHPQQENIPHPRLGFYGVLDERFDPELVGQVADAHPEWQIVLAGPVVKIDPASLPQRANIHYLGQQSYDRLPDLLAGWDVCLMPFAINEATKFISPTKVLEYMAAQLPIVSTPIADVVNPYGHVVAIADGAQQFIAACEAALALTPDQRRKMVEAENAIVAATSWNNTAKHMAELIASAPPHTDRRATPRTGDEAIDATAHARRGPKVNALRAHEPHVGAIVIGAGAVGLAAASHLGADVLLLDREDASEAQHHIKGKIEPNADVAQVLPREHVVALRDGRRFRYDDLVSTVSPAELIKAIGDEAPAELKAAPGSDACVQWLKQFDIVVAAGNAASATGDADQALQAGKQLAQAVLAKRSRAQKAGAE, encoded by the coding sequence ATGACTACGATCGTCGTTTTCAGCCATTTGCGTTGGGATTTCGTGTTCCAGCGGCCGCAGCACCTGCTGTCGCGCCTGGCCCAACACTATCCGATCCTCTTCGTCGAGGAACCGGTGCATGACGACGGCGCGCCGTTCATGGAACGATCCAGTCCCGCTCCGAACGTGACCGTGTGCCGTGCGCACACGAATATCCACGCCGGCGGCTTCCACGACGACCAGCTGCGCCTGCTGCAGCCGATGGTGGCGCAGCTGGCACCGCCAGGAGAGGAAGTCGTCGCGTGGTTCTACACCCCGATGGCCCTGCCGCTGCTGCAAGCCGTGCAGCCCAAGCTGGTCGTCTACGATTGCATGGACGAGCTGGCATCGTTCAAGAACCCGCCGAAACAGCTGCTGCAGCGCGAAAGCGCACTGCTGTCGATCGCCGACCTGGTGTTTGCCGGCGGTCCGAGCCTGTACGAGGGCAAGAAAAACCGCCACCCGAACGTGCACTGCTTCCCGAGCAGCGTCGACGTGGTGCATTTCCAGCAGGCGCTCGACCGCTCGCGCGTGCATCCGCAGCAGGAAAACATTCCGCATCCACGCCTCGGCTTCTACGGCGTGCTGGACGAGCGCTTCGATCCGGAACTGGTCGGGCAAGTCGCCGATGCCCACCCGGAATGGCAGATCGTGCTGGCCGGCCCGGTGGTCAAGATCGATCCGGCCAGCCTGCCGCAGCGCGCCAACATCCATTACCTGGGCCAGCAGTCGTATGACCGCCTGCCCGACCTGCTGGCCGGCTGGGACGTGTGCCTGATGCCGTTCGCAATCAACGAAGCGACCAAGTTCATCAGCCCGACCAAGGTGCTCGAGTACATGGCGGCGCAGCTGCCGATCGTCAGCACGCCGATCGCCGACGTGGTCAACCCGTATGGCCACGTGGTCGCGATCGCCGACGGCGCGCAGCAGTTCATCGCCGCCTGCGAGGCCGCGCTGGCGCTCACGCCCGACCAGCGCCGCAAGATGGTCGAGGCCGAGAACGCGATCGTCGCGGCCACGTCCTGGAACAACACGGCCAAGCACATGGCCGAACTGATAGCTTCGGCGCCGCCGCACACCGACCGCCGCGCCACGCCGCGCACCGGCGACGAGGCCATCGATGCCACCGCCCATGCCCGCCGCGGCCCCAAGGTCAATGCGCTGCGCGCGCACGAGCCGCACGTGGGCGCGATCGTGATCGGCGCAGGGGCGGTGGGCCTGGCCGCGGCGAGCCACCTGGGCGCGGACGTGCTGCTGCTCGACCGCGAGGATGCCTCCGAAGCGCAGCACCACATCAAGGGCAAGATCGAGCCGAACGCCGACGTCGCCCAGGTCCTGCCGCGCGAGCACGTCGTCGCACTGCGCGACGGCCGCCGTTTCCGCTACGACGACCTGGTCTCGACGGTGTCGCCGGCCGAGCTGATCAAGGCGATCGGCGACGAGGCGCCGGCCGAGCTGAAGGCCGCGCCGGGCAGCGACGCCTGCGTGCAGTGGCTCAAGCAATTCGACATCGTCGTGGCCGCCGGCAATGCGGCCTCTGCTACCGGCGATGCCGACCAGGCGCTGCAGGCCGGCAAGCAGCTGGCCCAGGCCGTGCTGGCCAAGCGCAGCCGCGCCCAGAAGGCCGGGGCGGAGTAA
- a CDS encoding TraB/GumN family protein has translation MRCLRRSRTRHADARLQAQPPAHLWTRLPVWLLALAGLGICLDANAAGAAASAEYLPYGSASVGPPPVAARNQGGLYRISDGGRVAYLFGTVHMGTSAFFPLAPEVSRVLGQARRVVVELDTRSNDDFLRALARHGRYPPGDDLRRHLSPPVLAALTAALHARGISVASMADCKPWLVANLLLSMALEGRGYRRDHGVEGALLDAARRHGAPVTQLESADYQLALFDTMNAARAERYLQETLDGLRDGSALRKAQAVMEAWASGDPRALDGLLREATAGDSVTADFTRRVLLGRRNPEMADGIARLMRRDSVTFVGVGVLHLLGANGLPQLLARRGYLVERVY, from the coding sequence ATGCGTTGCCTGAGGCGCAGCCGGACGCGCCATGCCGATGCGCGGCTGCAGGCGCAACCGCCGGCGCACTTGTGGACGCGTTTGCCGGTGTGGTTGCTGGCGCTGGCCGGCCTGGGCATCTGCCTCGATGCGAATGCCGCCGGCGCCGCGGCCTCGGCCGAGTATCTGCCCTACGGCTCGGCCAGCGTCGGTCCGCCGCCGGTTGCGGCGCGCAACCAGGGCGGGCTATACCGCATCAGCGATGGCGGCCGCGTCGCCTACCTGTTCGGCACCGTGCACATGGGCACGTCCGCCTTTTTTCCGCTGGCGCCCGAGGTCAGCCGTGTGCTGGGCCAGGCGCGCCGCGTGGTGGTCGAACTCGACACCCGCTCGAACGACGATTTCCTGCGCGCGCTGGCGCGCCACGGCCGCTACCCGCCGGGCGACGACCTGCGCCGCCACCTGTCGCCGCCCGTGCTGGCGGCACTGACCGCAGCCTTGCACGCGCGCGGCATCAGCGTGGCCAGCATGGCCGATTGCAAGCCCTGGCTGGTGGCCAATCTGTTGCTGAGCATGGCGCTGGAAGGCAGGGGCTACCGGCGCGACCACGGCGTCGAAGGTGCGCTGCTGGATGCGGCGCGCAGGCATGGCGCGCCCGTGACCCAGCTCGAGAGCGCGGACTACCAGCTGGCCTTGTTCGACACGATGAACGCGGCGCGCGCCGAGCGCTACCTGCAGGAGACCCTCGACGGTCTGCGGGACGGCAGCGCGCTGCGCAAGGCCCAGGCCGTGATGGAAGCCTGGGCCTCGGGCGACCCGCGCGCGCTCGACGGCCTGCTGCGCGAAGCGACCGCCGGCGACAGCGTGACGGCCGACTTCACCCGCCGCGTGCTGCTGGGGCGGCGCAATCCGGAAATGGCCGACGGGATCGCGCGCCTGATGCGCCGGGACAGCGTGACCTTCGTCGGCGTCGGTGTGCTGCATTTGCTCGGGGCGAATGGCTTGCCCCAGTTGCTTGCGCGGCGCGGTTACCTGGTCGAGCGGGTCTATTAA
- a CDS encoding VanZ family protein, whose protein sequence is MSAALSALLLNPTVRRLCLPAAVAMYLLIITTGNIPGARADIGQVAPGPVLHSIAYAVLAALWFVGSDGSPAARAARAVLAVAAMGALDEIIQSFFPWRGASAADWLVDCTAAIVASALLYALLRTAVLAKR, encoded by the coding sequence ATGTCCGCTGCCCTGTCCGCCCTGTTGCTGAACCCGACCGTACGCCGGCTGTGCCTGCCAGCCGCGGTCGCCATGTATCTGCTCATCATCACGACCGGCAACATCCCGGGCGCACGCGCCGACATCGGCCAGGTCGCGCCGGGACCGGTGCTGCATTCGATCGCCTACGCCGTGCTGGCCGCCCTGTGGTTCGTCGGAAGCGATGGCAGCCCGGCCGCGCGCGCCGCCAGGGCCGTGCTGGCGGTCGCGGCGATGGGCGCGCTCGACGAGATCATCCAGAGCTTTTTCCCCTGGCGCGGCGCCAGCGCGGCCGACTGGCTGGTCGACTGCACGGCGGCAATCGTCGCCAGCGCGCTGCTGTACGCCTTGCTGCGGACGGCGGTGCTGGCAAAGCGCTGA
- a CDS encoding SDR family NAD(P)-dependent oxidoreductase produces MKLQHKVAIVTGASQGIGRACAERLVREGARVMLADVRPEGAQAAAALGDNARFVRADVSVKADVETMLAATLAAFGQVDILVNNAGVPHAAGFFELTEEDFDRVLRINLKSMFLCSQAVAREMVKRKTGCIINMSSVNAELAIPNQIPYVVSKGGVNQLTRVSALALAEHGIRVNAIGPGTILTDLAKQAVMGSPEARRTILSRTPLGRCGEPEEVAGIAAFLASDDASYMTGQTLYADGGRMALNYTVPVHD; encoded by the coding sequence ATGAAACTTCAGCATAAAGTCGCCATCGTCACCGGAGCCAGCCAGGGCATCGGCCGTGCCTGCGCGGAGCGCCTCGTGCGCGAGGGCGCGCGCGTTATGCTCGCCGACGTGCGCCCGGAAGGCGCGCAGGCCGCCGCCGCGCTCGGCGACAACGCGCGCTTCGTGCGGGCCGACGTCAGCGTCAAGGCCGACGTCGAGACCATGCTCGCGGCCACTTTAGCGGCGTTCGGCCAGGTCGACATCCTGGTCAACAATGCCGGCGTGCCGCACGCCGCCGGCTTTTTCGAGCTGACCGAGGAAGACTTCGATCGCGTCCTGCGGATCAACCTCAAATCGATGTTCCTGTGCAGCCAGGCGGTCGCGCGCGAGATGGTCAAGCGCAAGACGGGCTGCATCATCAACATGTCGAGCGTGAACGCCGAGCTGGCGATCCCGAACCAGATCCCGTACGTGGTGTCCAAGGGCGGCGTCAACCAGCTGACCCGCGTCAGCGCGCTGGCGCTGGCCGAACACGGCATCCGCGTGAACGCGATCGGCCCGGGCACCATCCTGACCGATCTGGCAAAACAAGCCGTGATGGGCAGCCCGGAAGCGCGCCGCACCATCCTGTCGCGCACCCCGCTGGGCCGTTGCGGCGAGCCGGAGGAAGTGGCGGGCATCGCCGCGTTCCTGGCCAGCGACGATGCGTCCTACATGACGGGCCAGACGCTGTACGCGGATGGCGGGCGCATGGCGCTCAATTACACGGTGCCGGTGCACGACTGA
- a CDS encoding TPM domain-containing protein — protein sequence MTAAARSWSPIRRWLRHLLGARARAARAFAPATLDALTEAIAAGERTHRGQVRLILEKALPWPELRAGIRGRRRALALFADHGVWDTEENCGVLVYVNLADHTVDIVADRGIARKVDAATWQAICDGMTAGFARGEHRGATLTALDQVNELLRRHFPVDAAGGGAHSNELPDAPLML from the coding sequence ATGACGGCCGCCGCACGCTCCTGGAGCCCGATCCGGCGCTGGCTGCGCCACCTGCTCGGCGCCCGCGCCCGGGCCGCGCGCGCCTTTGCGCCGGCGACCCTGGATGCGCTCACCGAAGCCATCGCGGCCGGCGAGCGCACCCATCGCGGCCAGGTCCGCTTGATCCTCGAGAAAGCCCTGCCCTGGCCCGAGCTGCGCGCCGGCATCCGCGGACGCAGGCGCGCCCTGGCCCTGTTCGCCGACCACGGCGTCTGGGATACCGAGGAAAACTGCGGCGTGCTGGTCTACGTCAACCTGGCCGACCACACGGTCGACATCGTGGCCGACCGCGGCATCGCACGCAAAGTCGATGCCGCCACATGGCAAGCGATCTGCGACGGCATGACGGCCGGCTTCGCGCGCGGCGAGCACCGCGGCGCGACGCTGACGGCCCTGGACCAGGTCAACGAACTGCTGCGCCGCCACTTTCCGGTCGACGCCGCGGGCGGCGGCGCGCACTCGAACGAACTGCCCGACGCGCCGCTGATGCTGTGA
- a CDS encoding TPM domain-containing protein, producing MHALPRWARAGLLATLLMLQALLQMQAQAQQLKAVPPLRARVNDEVGMLAPDQRARLENVLADYEKRTGSQIAVLLVASTEPEAIEQYSIRVTDAWQLGRKGVDDGVLLLVARDNPKALRRLRIEAGRGVQGVLTDAQSKRILQDTIAPHFRQNDYYGGLVAGVGAISALLDKEKFPAPAPQAQAGAQAADDDGAGIGFGVVMIVLGIVFIASLFRRRRHPAVYQPDPRHGRPDWGAGATGFILGNILANAQAEEERRRRGGFDGGFGGGDSSGGFSGGGGSFDGGGASGDW from the coding sequence ATGCACGCGCTGCCGCGCTGGGCCCGGGCGGGTCTGCTGGCCACCTTGCTGATGCTCCAGGCCCTGTTGCAGATGCAGGCGCAGGCGCAGCAACTGAAAGCGGTCCCGCCCCTGCGCGCGCGCGTGAACGACGAAGTCGGCATGCTGGCGCCGGACCAGCGCGCGCGCCTGGAAAACGTGCTGGCCGACTACGAAAAACGCACCGGCAGCCAGATCGCCGTGCTGCTGGTCGCGTCGACCGAACCGGAAGCGATCGAGCAGTACAGCATCCGCGTCACCGATGCCTGGCAGCTCGGGCGCAAGGGCGTCGACGACGGCGTGCTGCTGCTGGTCGCGCGCGACAACCCGAAAGCGCTGCGGCGCCTGCGCATCGAGGCCGGGCGCGGCGTGCAGGGCGTGCTCACCGACGCCCAGTCCAAGCGCATCCTGCAGGACACGATCGCACCGCATTTCAGGCAGAACGATTACTACGGCGGCCTGGTCGCGGGCGTGGGGGCGATTTCCGCCCTGCTCGACAAGGAAAAATTTCCGGCGCCGGCCCCGCAGGCCCAGGCGGGCGCCCAGGCCGCGGACGACGATGGCGCGGGCATCGGCTTCGGCGTCGTCATGATCGTGCTCGGCATCGTCTTCATCGCGTCGCTGTTCCGGCGCCGGCGCCACCCGGCCGTCTACCAGCCGGACCCGCGCCATGGCCGGCCGGACTGGGGCGCCGGCGCGACCGGCTTCATCCTGGGTAACATCCTGGCCAACGCGCAGGCCGAGGAAGAGCGGCGCCGGCGCGGCGGCTTCGATGGCGGCTTCGGCGGCGGCGATTCCTCGGGCGGTTTTTCCGGCGGCGGCGGCAGCTTCGACGGCGGCGGCGCGTCGGGAGACTGGTGA
- a CDS encoding LemA family protein: MTRPTQPSLFSRLAGLLLAGVLATTLLSGCGYNEFQAKDEATKAAWSEVVNQYQRRADLIPNLVNTVKGYATHEKDTLEAVTRARAAATSFQITPEVLNNPEAFQKFQQVQGELSGALSRLMAVSENYPQLKADTQFRDLQSQLEGTENRITVARQRYIASVQDYNVLARSFPTNLTAKMFGYQPKPSFTVENERSISTAPTVNFGK; this comes from the coding sequence ATGACCCGACCCACCCAGCCTTCCCTGTTTTCGCGCCTTGCCGGCCTGCTGCTGGCCGGCGTCCTGGCCACGACCCTGCTGTCCGGCTGCGGCTACAACGAATTCCAGGCCAAGGACGAAGCGACCAAGGCGGCCTGGTCCGAAGTGGTCAACCAGTATCAGCGCCGCGCCGACCTGATCCCCAACCTGGTCAACACGGTCAAGGGCTATGCGACGCACGAAAAGGATACGCTGGAGGCCGTCACGCGCGCGCGCGCCGCCGCGACCAGTTTCCAGATCACGCCGGAGGTGCTGAACAATCCGGAAGCGTTCCAGAAGTTCCAGCAGGTGCAGGGCGAGCTGTCGGGCGCGCTGTCGCGCCTGATGGCGGTCTCGGAAAATTACCCGCAACTGAAGGCCGACACCCAGTTCCGTGATCTGCAATCGCAGCTTGAAGGCACCGAAAACCGCATCACCGTGGCGCGCCAGCGCTACATCGCTTCGGTGCAGGACTACAACGTGCTGGCGCGCAGCTTCCCGACCAACCTGACGGCGAAGATGTTCGGCTACCAGCCCAAGCCCTCGTTCACGGTCGAGAACGAACGGTCGATCTCGACCGCGCCGACCGTCAACTTCGGCAAGTAA
- the pyrF gene encoding orotidine-5'-phosphate decarboxylase, with the protein MNFIDKLNAAWTRNDSLLCVGLDPDLARFPAQLRDQPDGIVQFCKAIIDATADLACAFKPQIAYFAALGAENQLEAICRYLRETYPHIPLILDAKRGDIGATARQYAREAFERYGADAVTVNPYMGFDSVEPYMEWTDRGVIVLCRTSNAGGSDLQFLDVGAHGETKPLYQHVARLVAQKWNKNGQCALVVGATFPDELAQVRSIIGDMPLLVPGIGAQGGDIEATVKAGRSADGAGMMINSSRAILYAQPQGGEDFAAAARRVALETRDAINRFRI; encoded by the coding sequence GTGAACTTCATCGACAAATTGAATGCCGCCTGGACGCGCAACGATTCCCTGCTGTGCGTCGGACTGGACCCCGACCTGGCGCGCTTTCCGGCCCAGCTGCGCGACCAGCCGGACGGCATCGTACAGTTCTGCAAGGCCATCATCGACGCGACCGCCGACCTGGCTTGCGCCTTCAAGCCGCAGATCGCCTATTTCGCGGCGCTCGGCGCGGAGAACCAGCTCGAAGCGATCTGCCGCTACCTGCGCGAGACCTACCCGCACATCCCGCTGATCCTGGACGCCAAGCGCGGCGACATCGGCGCCACCGCCCGCCAGTACGCGCGCGAAGCCTTCGAGCGCTACGGCGCCGACGCGGTCACGGTCAACCCCTACATGGGCTTCGATTCGGTCGAGCCGTACATGGAATGGACCGACCGCGGCGTGATCGTGCTGTGCCGCACCTCCAATGCGGGCGGCTCGGACCTGCAATTCCTCGACGTCGGTGCGCATGGGGAAACCAAGCCGCTGTACCAGCACGTGGCGCGCCTGGTCGCGCAAAAGTGGAACAAGAACGGCCAGTGCGCACTCGTGGTCGGCGCGACTTTCCCGGACGAGCTGGCCCAGGTACGCAGCATCATCGGCGACATGCCGCTGCTGGTGCCCGGCATCGGTGCCCAGGGTGGCGACATCGAAGCCACCGTCAAGGCGGGTCGCAGCGCCGACGGCGCCGGCATGATGATCAATTCCTCGCGCGCGATCCTGTATGCGCAGCCGCAGGGCGGCGAAGACTTCGCCGCGGCCGCGCGCCGGGTGGCGCTGGAGACGCGCGACGCGATCAACCGCTTTCGCATCTGA